The stretch of DNA GTCGATAGGGGATACGGATACCCTCACCCTAGGCAGCACCTTTACAAGCTGGATTGGCCCAATCACCCTTCAGCATCAAGTTATTCTCTTGGGCGATCAGACCCTACAACTGCTCATGAGCCAAGCGGTGGACGGTGTTCATGAATGGCAATGGGGGGATGGCTGGGTTCAGTCGAGTTTGGCAGGCGTTTCTATCTTGCCGCTCAATCTGGCGCAAACCCTTAATATCTGGCGGTTGCGAACATTTCTAGAAGCCCAGCAACAGGTGGTCAGCACCCCATGAGCGATCGCTTAGGGATCTTGGGGATCGTCGGCGTCTTCAACGCGTCGTTTGACCGAGTCGGCATGGGAGGGCAGCCCTTCACAGGTGGCCAGGAGGTCAATGGCGTCGGCAACTTTGCGCAGTGCTGTGGGGGAATATTGAATCAGGCTGGAATGCTTCATGAAGGTTTCAACCCCCAAGGCAGAGGCGTAGCGCGCTGCACCGGAGGTGGGCAGGGTATGGTTGGGACCGGCCAGGTAGTCGCCGATCGCTTCTGGGGTGGAGGAGCCGAGGAAAATAGCTCCGGCATGGCGGACACCCTCGATCAAGCCCCAGGGATCGGTGACTTCCAGTTCTAAATGCTCTGGGGCAAATTCGTTGGAGAGTTCTATCGCCATATCCAGGGAGTCTACAACCACAACCAAGCCATAGTGGGCGATCGCTTTTTCCGTAAGCAGTCGGCGGGGATGGTTGACTAACTGCCGCTCAACTTCAGCAACCACCTGTCGTCCAAGGCTGACGTCTGTGGTGATCAAAATGGCGGCGGCCATGGGATCGTGCTCGGCCTGGGCTAGGAGATCAGTGGCAACATACACTGGATTGGCAGACTGGTCGGCAATCACCAGCACTTCTGACGGCCCTGCTAAGGAATCAATGCCCACGGTGCCATAGACCAGCTTCTTAGCCAGCGTCACATAGATATTGCCTGGCCCGGTAATCACGTGAACGTTGGGGATGGTTTCCGTGCCGTAGGCCAGGGCCGCGATCGCCTGAGCCCCACCCACGCGATAGATTTCCTGAACCCCAGCCTCCTGCGCCGCCACCAAAATGGCAGGATTCACGGCTTTTTCCGGGCCCGGCGGCGTCACCATGACGATGCGAGGCACCCCCGCCACTTTGGCCGGTACCGCATTCATCAAGACCGTGCTGACGTAGGAAGCCCGCCCCCCAGGAATATAGAGACCTGCCCGGTCTACCGGCGTGTAGCGCTTGCCGAGCACCACGTTATCTTCGCCAAACTGTACCCAGCTCTTAGGTACTCGCTGGCGGTGAAACGCTTCAATGTTGCGACGGGCTAGCTGGATAGCATCTAGCAGTTCCTTGGACACCTGTTGATAGGCAGCATCCAACTCAGAACCGCTCACGCGTAAGTCTTCCAACTTCAGGGTGCGTTGGTCAAACTCTTCGGTGTAGTGGATCAAAGCGCGATCGCCCTGTCGTTGAACAGCTTGAAGCACCTCTCGCACAGTGGCTTCTTTGTGGATGATCTGCTCATCATGGGTGCGATCGCAAATTCGCCGCAATTCTGTTCGCGCTTCTGAAACCTGGTTGATAATTCGAAGCATTGCCATGCAGAGTTAAAACGGGCTAAGGAAAACGATAGGGCTTGCTGTGGCGCTCCTACCGATAGGTTGGTCACAGCAAACATGCTTAGGGGGCTTCTGAGCAAGTTGGGCGCTCAATCACCTTCACCAGTGACGGAGTAACCCCTCTGTTGTCTAGCTTAACTCGGATTTTCTCTCAATCATGGTCATTTCCCTGACAACCTTGGCAGAATTTACGCGAGATGGAACATCTTTTGTTATGATAGATTTTCGCCAAAGTTGTGATCACTTACACCTAAATTAGATTCGAGCCGTGGCAAACATCAAGTCTGCAATCAAGCGCATTAACATTACGGAGCGCAATCGCCTCCGGAATAAATTCTATCGTTCAGCATCCAGAACGCTGATCAAGCGGTACTTTACGGCTTTAGATGCCTATGCTGCCAATCCGACGCCGGAAGCCCAGCAAGAGGTAGAACAACGCATCTCCGCTGCCTACAGCAAAATCGACAAGGCCGTGAAGCGGGGCGTGCTCCATAGCAATACAGGTGCTCGTAGAAAGGCACGTCTTGCTAAAGCCCTGAAGGAAAAAATGGCGACTGCCTCATCCTAGCCCTTGCTCGCTAGCACTAGGTAGCTCCTGCTCCGCACCCCGTCTGGATTCTGCCGATCTACGTCGAGAATCATTCTGAACGTTGTGTCTCACCTCTAGTTGTTCTCCACGGAGATTTTGTCTGTCCATCTATGCAGTTGATTGACACCCACGTTCATCTAAACTTTGAGAGTTTCCAAGCCGATTTGCCCGATGTTGCCCAAGCCTGGCGAGATGCTGGTGTTGTCCGATTAGTGCATTCCTGTGTTGAGCCATCAGAGTTTCCTAGAATTCAGGCGATCGCTGATGGGTTCCCAGAAATTTCCTTTGCTGTGGGACTCCATCCTCTCGACGCCGACAAGTGGACCGATCAGACTGCCGCTCAAATTCGGGATTTAGCTCAGTCTGATCAACGGGTTGTTGCCATTGGAGAAATGGGCCTGGATTTCTACAAAGCAGATGACCAGGATCGGCAGGTTGAGGTCTTTCGCTCTCAGTTAGCGATCGCCCACGACCTAGGGTTGCCCATCATTGTCCACTGTCGAGATGCTGCCGTAGCCATGCAGCACATTTTGATAGAGTTTTTTGAGCATGTTGGATCCGTGTCGGGCGTGATGCATTGCTGGAGCGGCACTCCAGAAGAAACGCAAGGGTTTCTTGATTTAGGGTTTTACGTCAGCTTTAGCGGCATTGTGACGTTTAAAAACGCACACCAAGTTCAAGCTTCAGCCCAGCATGTACCCAGCGATCGCCTGTTGATTGAAACAGATTGCCCTTTTCTGTCGCCCGTGCCCAAACGCAAGGAACGGCGTAACCAACCGGCTCATGTACGGTTTGTCGCTGAAAAACTAGCCGAGCTGCGAGGTGTCTCTCTGGAGGCGATCGCCACCCAGACCACTCAAAACGCCTGTAGACTGTTTGGCATAACTGTTCCTGACGTCTATGCCAACGCTAAAGGTTAGTCATCTGTGATTTACCGTTGCTGACCACCATCATAGAAATTCGGCCCATATTTTTCGGTTAGAGTCAAGTTATTGGGGCATAATAGTAAAACCAGTTTATGTCTGTATGACCCGGCTAGGTGATCGCATGGGGGCTGCTCTTTCTAAGATCAGTGCCCGCTGTTATGTTTTGTGATAGAGCTGTCATCACGTTTGCTGTTAAGGAACTTGATGCTAACCAAAGGAATGGCCCAATTCCTAAACTTCTTCGTTAATCTATGGTTGGGATGCCTGTCCGATCTAAAGCCTACCTACGTGCCCTTGCTTATTACTGACCCAACTATTACCCGACTATTGCTTTTACGCCGTGAAAGTTGCTATTTATATTTGACCCGATTTGCTTGGCGATCGCATCATCCGTGAGTTTGACGAGATCAGTCTCTACAGGATTGTAGGGTCTGAATTTTTGTGTTGACGACACTCACCCACCAAGAGTAATCTTGACCACCCATAGGGCGTGACTTGCTTGAGGAGACGCATGACTAATTTAACCCAGACTTCACCCGCCTTCACTCTACCAGACCTAGTTGAGATTCAGCGGGCTAGTTTCCGTTGGTTTCTTGAAGAAGGATTGATCGAAGAACTCAATAGTTACTCCCCGATTACAGACTACACCGGGAAGCTAGAACTTCATTTTCTTGGTCACAACTACAAACTCAAGCGCCCGAAGTATGATGTCGATGAGGCTAAGCGGCGGGATAGTACCTACGCCGTTCAGATGTATGTCCCCACTCGGCTGATTAACAAAGAAACGGGTGAGATCAAGGAGCAGGAAGTCTTCATCGGTGACCTACCGCTGATGACCGATCGCGGTACCTTCATCATCAATGGAGCAGAGCGGGTTATTGTTAACCAAATTGTGCGTAGCCCTGGGGTCTACTACAAGGCGGAAACGGACAAAAATGGCCGGCGTACCTACAATGCCAGTCTCATTCCTAACCGAGGCGCATGGCTGAAGTTTGAGACCGACAAGAATGACTTGGTCTGGGTACGGATTGATAAGACTCGTAAGCTATCCGCCCAGGTCTTGCTCAAGGCCCTAGGCTTGAACGATAGCGAAATCTTTGATGCCCTGCGCCATCCTGAGTATTTCCAAAAGACCATCGACAAAGAAGGGCAGTTTAGCGAAGATGAAGCTCTCATGGAGCTGTATCGCAAGCTGCGTCCGGGTGAGCCGCCGACGGTGTCTGGTGGACAACAACTGCTAGAATCTCGCTTCTTTGATCCTAAGCGTTACGACCTTGGACGGGTGGGTCGCTACAAGCTCAACCGCAAGCTGCGCCTGAGTATTCCTGACACCATGCGGGTGCTGACGCCTCAAGATATCCTGGCGGCGATCGATTATCTGATCAACCTAGAGTTTGATATCGGCACCATTGATGACATCGACCACTTAGGCAACCGTCGAGTGCGATCGGTGGGTGAGCTGTTGCAAAACCAGGTGCGTGTTGGTCTCAATCGCCTAGAGCGGATCATTCGGGAACGGATGACCGTGTCAGATGCCGAATCGCTGACCCCAGCCTCTTTGGTGAACCCTAAGCCCTTGGTGGCTGCCATCAAGGAATTCTTCGGCTCTTCCCAGCTTTCCCAGTTCATGGATCAAACCAATCCTCTGGCAGAGCTGACGCACAAACGCCGTCTCAGTGCCTTGGGCCCAGGTGGTCTTACCCGGGAGCGGGCGGGCTTTGCCGTGCGAGATATTCACCCCTCTCACTATGGACGGATTTGTCCGATTGAGACGCCAGAAGGCCCGAACGCTGGTCTGATTGGTTCTTTGGCAACCCACGCGCGCGTCAATGCCTATGGGTTCATTGAAACGCCGTCGTATCCGGTAGAAAATGGCCGGGTGCTGAAGGAGCAAGCGCCGCTCTATATGACCGCGGATGAAGAGGACGACCTGCGGGTGGCACCGGGGGATATTCCCCTGGATGAAGAAGGCTACATTTTGGGTGAAACCGTACCGGTACGCTACCGGCAGGAATTCACTACCACCACCCCCACCGAGGTGGACTATGTAGCGATTTCTCCAGTACAGATTATTTCTGTCGCCACATCCCTGATTCCCTTCCTAGAGCACGATGATGCGAACCGAGCCTTGATGGGCTCGAACATGCAGCGGCAGGCCGTCCCCTTGCTACGCCCAGAGCGTCCCCTGGTGGGAACTGGGTTGGAGGCGCAGGCTGCCCGTGACTCGGGGATGGTGATTCTCTCGCGAGTGGATGGGGAAGTCACCTATGTGGACGCTACCCGGATTGTGGTGCGCGATGATCAGGGGCAGGAGATTGAACATATTGTTCAGAAGTACCAACGCTCCAACCAAGATACTTGCTTGAACCAACGCCCTATTGTCTTTGAAGGCGATCGCGTGGTGCTCGGCCAGGTCTTGGCGGATGGTTCTGCCACGGAAGGGGGTGAGATTGCCCTCGGTCAAAACGTCATCATCTCCTATATGCCGTGGGAGGGATACAACTATGAGGATGCAATCCTTATTAGCGAGCGCTTGGTGTATGAAGACGTCTACACCTCGATTCACATTGAAAAGTATGAAATTGAGGCACGTCAGACCAAGCTTGGCCCTGAAGAAATTACCCGAGAAATCCCCAACGTTGGTGAAGATGCCCTGCGTCAGCTTGACGAAACGGGGATCATTCGGATCGGGGCATGGGTAGAGGCTAGCGACATTTTGGTGGGTAAGGTGACGCCTAAGGGCGAGTCTGACCAGCCACCGGAAGAAAAACTGCTGCGCGCTATTTTCGGGGAAAAAGCCCGAGATGTGCGAGATAATTCCCTGCGAGTGCCCAACGGTGAGAAAGGCCGGGTTGTGGATGTCCGCGTCTTTACCCGCGAGCAAGGGGATGAGCTGCCGCCGGGGGCCAACATGGTGGTTCGGGTGTATGTGGCCCAGAAGCGGAAAATTCAGGTGGGCGACAAGATGGCTGGACGCCACGGCAACAAAGGGATTATTTCCCGAATCTTGCCGATTGAAGACATGCCCTATCTGCCTGATGGAACCCCCATTGACATTGCTCTTAACCCTCTAGGGGTGCCGTCTCGGATGAACGTGGGTCAGGTCTTCGAGTGCCTATTGGGTTGGGCTGGCCACAACCTCAATACTCGCTTTAAGGTGACGCCGTTTGACGAAATGTATGGGCAGGAAGCGTCCCGCAGCATCACCCATGGCAAACTGCTGGAGGCTCGGGAAGAAACGGGTAAAGACTGGATCTTTGATCCAGAGAATCCTGGCAAGATCCAAGTCTATGACGGGCGAACAGGCGAGCCGTTTGATCGTCCGGTGACGGTGGGTACGGCCTACATGCTGAAGCTGGTTCACTTAGTGGACGATAAGATTCATGCTCGCTCAACGGGGCCATACTCCTTGGTGACTCAGCAGCCCTTGGGTGGTAAGGCTCAGCAAGGTGGTCAGCGATTTGGCGAAATGGAAGTTTGGGCGCTGGAAGCCTTTGGTGCATCCTATACCCTGCAAGAGCTTCTGACCGTGAAGTCGGATGATATGCAGGGACGCAACGAAGCCCTCAATGCCATTGTCAAAGGCAAGGCCATTCCTCGTCCAGGTACCCCTGAATCCTTTAAGGTTTTGATGCGAGAGCTGCAGTCCCTCTGTTTAGATATTGCTGCTCACAAGCTTGAAACCAATGAAGACGGCAGCAGCCGCGATGTGGAAGTGGATCTCATGGCAGACGTTAGTAGTCGTCGAGCTCCATCTCGTCCCACCTACGAATCAGTGTCCCGTGAGGAAGACACTGAAGAAGTTGGAGAGCAACTCTAGGAGAGGGGCGATCGCCCGGCTACGGTATTCCCTAGACTAAGAGCTTGTCTCCTTCGTTTGGGATAACACCATGGCCCAGCTTGCAGCGATCGCCTACCTCCACGATTATCTCTGTCCCAGTTCCTCTGTCAGCACTATTAAAGGAAGTGATCACGGATGCCCAAAATAGAGCAACGGTTCGACTACGTCAAAATTGGGCTGGCATCGCCCGATCGAATCCGGCAGTGGGGTGAGCGCACCCTGCCCAACGGCATGGTCGTGGGTGAGGTGACCAAGCCCGAAACCATCAATTACCGAACGCTCAAGCCTGAAATGGATGGCTTGTTCTGCGAGCGGATTTTTGGCCCCGCTAAGGATTGGGAATGCCACTGTGGCAAATACAAGCGGGTGCGCCATAGAGGGATTGTCTGTGAGCGCTGCGGTGTAGAGGTGACAGAGTCACGGGTGCGCCGCCACCGCATGGGCTATATCAAGTTGGCTGCCCCGGTTGCCCACGTTTGGTATCTCAAGGGAATTCCTAGCTACATGGCAATCCTGTTGGATATGCCCTTGCGGGATGTGGAACAAATTGTCTACTTCAATGCCTACGTGGTGTTAAGCCCAGGCAATGCCGATAACCTGGCCTACAAACAGTTGCTGACGGAAGATCAATGGATCGAAATTGAAGATCAGCTGTACAGCGAAGATTCTGATCTGTCTGGCGTAGAAGTTGGGATTGGCGCTGAAGCCCTCCAGCGACTTCTAGAAGATCTGAACCTCGAAGCTGAGGCAGAGCAACTGCGGGAAGAAATTGCCGGTGCTAAGGGGCAAAAACGCGCCAAGTTGATTAAGCGCCTGCGGGTGATTGATAACTTTGTGGCTACCGGTTCCCGACCAGAGCACATGGTGCTGAATGTGATTCCGGTGATTCCGCCGGATCTCCGTCCCATGGTGCAGCTCGACGGGGGACGCTTTGCAACCTCAGATTTGAACGATCTCTATCGTCGGGTGATTAACCGAAATAATCGCCTAGCCCGTCTCCAGGAAATTCTGGCACCGGAAATCATTGTGCGCAACGAAAAGCGCATGCTCCAGGAAGCTGTGGATGCGTTGATTGATAACGGTCGGCGGGGGCGTACTGTCGTTGGCGCTAATAACCGTCCTCTGAAGTCCTTGTCTGACATCATTGAAGGGAAGCAAGGACGATTCCGGCAGAACTTGCTAGGGAAACGGGTAGACTACTCCGGTCGTTCGGTGATTGTGGTGGGGCCCAACCTGAAGATGCACCAGTGTGGGCTGCCGAAGGAAATGGCCATTGAGCTATTCCAGCCCTTCGTCATTCACCGCTTGATTCGTCAAGGTCTAGTCAACAATATCAAGGCGGCTAAGAAGCTGATCCAGCGTAATGATCCCAGCATTTGGGATGTGTTGGAAGAGGTGATTGAAGGACACCCGGTGATGCTGAACCGGGCACCGACGCTGCACCGTTTGGGGATTCAGGCCTTCGAGCCAATTTTGGTGGAAGGACGAGCGATTCAGATTCATCCTCTAGTTTGTCCGGCCTT from Leptolyngbya sp. CCY15150 encodes:
- the hisD gene encoding histidinol dehydrogenase, which gives rise to MLRIINQVSEARTELRRICDRTHDEQIIHKEATVREVLQAVQRQGDRALIHYTEEFDQRTLKLEDLRVSGSELDAAYQQVSKELLDAIQLARRNIEAFHRQRVPKSWVQFGEDNVVLGKRYTPVDRAGLYIPGGRASYVSTVLMNAVPAKVAGVPRIVMVTPPGPEKAVNPAILVAAQEAGVQEIYRVGGAQAIAALAYGTETIPNVHVITGPGNIYVTLAKKLVYGTVGIDSLAGPSEVLVIADQSANPVYVATDLLAQAEHDPMAAAILITTDVSLGRQVVAEVERQLVNHPRRLLTEKAIAHYGLVVVVDSLDMAIELSNEFAPEHLELEVTDPWGLIEGVRHAGAIFLGSSTPEAIGDYLAGPNHTLPTSGAARYASALGVETFMKHSSLIQYSPTALRKVADAIDLLATCEGLPSHADSVKRRVEDADDPQDP
- the rpoB gene encoding DNA-directed RNA polymerase subunit beta, with amino-acid sequence MTNLTQTSPAFTLPDLVEIQRASFRWFLEEGLIEELNSYSPITDYTGKLELHFLGHNYKLKRPKYDVDEAKRRDSTYAVQMYVPTRLINKETGEIKEQEVFIGDLPLMTDRGTFIINGAERVIVNQIVRSPGVYYKAETDKNGRRTYNASLIPNRGAWLKFETDKNDLVWVRIDKTRKLSAQVLLKALGLNDSEIFDALRHPEYFQKTIDKEGQFSEDEALMELYRKLRPGEPPTVSGGQQLLESRFFDPKRYDLGRVGRYKLNRKLRLSIPDTMRVLTPQDILAAIDYLINLEFDIGTIDDIDHLGNRRVRSVGELLQNQVRVGLNRLERIIRERMTVSDAESLTPASLVNPKPLVAAIKEFFGSSQLSQFMDQTNPLAELTHKRRLSALGPGGLTRERAGFAVRDIHPSHYGRICPIETPEGPNAGLIGSLATHARVNAYGFIETPSYPVENGRVLKEQAPLYMTADEEDDLRVAPGDIPLDEEGYILGETVPVRYRQEFTTTTPTEVDYVAISPVQIISVATSLIPFLEHDDANRALMGSNMQRQAVPLLRPERPLVGTGLEAQAARDSGMVILSRVDGEVTYVDATRIVVRDDQGQEIEHIVQKYQRSNQDTCLNQRPIVFEGDRVVLGQVLADGSATEGGEIALGQNVIISYMPWEGYNYEDAILISERLVYEDVYTSIHIEKYEIEARQTKLGPEEITREIPNVGEDALRQLDETGIIRIGAWVEASDILVGKVTPKGESDQPPEEKLLRAIFGEKARDVRDNSLRVPNGEKGRVVDVRVFTREQGDELPPGANMVVRVYVAQKRKIQVGDKMAGRHGNKGIISRILPIEDMPYLPDGTPIDIALNPLGVPSRMNVGQVFECLLGWAGHNLNTRFKVTPFDEMYGQEASRSITHGKLLEAREETGKDWIFDPENPGKIQVYDGRTGEPFDRPVTVGTAYMLKLVHLVDDKIHARSTGPYSLVTQQPLGGKAQQGGQRFGEMEVWALEAFGASYTLQELLTVKSDDMQGRNEALNAIVKGKAIPRPGTPESFKVLMRELQSLCLDIAAHKLETNEDGSSRDVEVDLMADVSSRRAPSRPTYESVSREEDTEEVGEQL
- a CDS encoding DNA-directed RNA polymerase subunit gamma codes for the protein MPKIEQRFDYVKIGLASPDRIRQWGERTLPNGMVVGEVTKPETINYRTLKPEMDGLFCERIFGPAKDWECHCGKYKRVRHRGIVCERCGVEVTESRVRRHRMGYIKLAAPVAHVWYLKGIPSYMAILLDMPLRDVEQIVYFNAYVVLSPGNADNLAYKQLLTEDQWIEIEDQLYSEDSDLSGVEVGIGAEALQRLLEDLNLEAEAEQLREEIAGAKGQKRAKLIKRLRVIDNFVATGSRPEHMVLNVIPVIPPDLRPMVQLDGGRFATSDLNDLYRRVINRNNRLARLQEILAPEIIVRNEKRMLQEAVDALIDNGRRGRTVVGANNRPLKSLSDIIEGKQGRFRQNLLGKRVDYSGRSVIVVGPNLKMHQCGLPKEMAIELFQPFVIHRLIRQGLVNNIKAAKKLIQRNDPSIWDVLEEVIEGHPVMLNRAPTLHRLGIQAFEPILVEGRAIQIHPLVCPAFNADFDGDQMAVHVPLSLEAQAEARLLMLASNNILSPATGRPIVTPSQDMVLGCYYLTVDNPKQQLGSGRYFSSMDDVVIAYEQKQVSLHAHVWVRFDGPVDSGEKEGEPLEESRTDEGITTRVYKFRRVREDAEGNIISQYVRTTPGRIIYNKTIHDVLMT
- the rpsT gene encoding 30S ribosomal protein S20 yields the protein MANIKSAIKRINITERNRLRNKFYRSASRTLIKRYFTALDAYAANPTPEAQQEVEQRISAAYSKIDKAVKRGVLHSNTGARRKARLAKALKEKMATASS
- a CDS encoding TatD family hydrolase translates to MQLIDTHVHLNFESFQADLPDVAQAWRDAGVVRLVHSCVEPSEFPRIQAIADGFPEISFAVGLHPLDADKWTDQTAAQIRDLAQSDQRVVAIGEMGLDFYKADDQDRQVEVFRSQLAIAHDLGLPIIVHCRDAAVAMQHILIEFFEHVGSVSGVMHCWSGTPEETQGFLDLGFYVSFSGIVTFKNAHQVQASAQHVPSDRLLIETDCPFLSPVPKRKERRNQPAHVRFVAEKLAELRGVSLEAIATQTTQNACRLFGITVPDVYANAKG